The following proteins are co-located in the Acidimicrobiales bacterium genome:
- a CDS encoding helix-turn-helix transcriptional regulator yields the protein MTPDRLAELASLRRARDFIDQHYMQPLDVPAMAEAAFMSAGHFSRRFRDAYSETPYSYLMTRRIERAQALLRSGSSVTDACFAVGCTSLGSFSARFSEIVGMSPSAYKRLDHRDLEAVPPCVAMHHLRPTR from the coding sequence ATGACGCCCGATCGGCTCGCCGAGTTGGCGAGCCTGCGACGAGCCCGAGACTTCATCGACCAGCACTACATGCAGCCGCTCGACGTTCCGGCGATGGCCGAGGCTGCGTTCATGTCGGCTGGCCATTTCTCGCGGCGGTTCCGCGACGCCTACTCCGAAACGCCCTACAGCTATCTGATGACCCGCAGGATCGAACGCGCCCAGGCCCTGCTCAGGTCGGGCAGTTCGGTCACTGACGCCTGCTTCGCTGTTGGGTGTACGTCGCTGGGTTCGTTCAGCGCTCGGTTCTCCGAGATCGTGGGGATGAGCCCATCCGCGTACAAGCGGCTCGATCACCGTGATCTCGAGGCCGTCCCACCGTGTGTGGCGATGCACCACCTCCGACCGACTCGGTAG